The Pseudoxanthomonas sp. CF385 region CCATGCGTGTCTGCATGGCCTGCATCGTGTGCTGCATGACCACCGGCATCTTGTCGACCACCGCCTGGCCACCCGGCGTACGATAGAAGGCGAGCATGTCCTGCAGCTCCTCCTCGGTGAACGACTTCTGGTAGATGTCCATGTACATCGGCGCCAACACCTCCCAGGACAGCTCCTTCTTCATCAGGGCCATCATCCGGGTGCTGAGCCGATCCACGCGCGCCTGCTGATCGGCGGTCAGCGTGCCGCCGAAGGCCTGCCGCATCGAGTTCGCGTACATCGTGTCCACCTGGCCGTAGACCTGGTCGAGCATCTGGCGCGTCTTCGTGACCTCGAGCAGTTCGCGCACCGACGCCTCGCTGGCGGGGGCGGCCGTAGCGCCGAACACCGGCGACGCCACGACGAACATCAGGCACAGCATCCACTTCTTCATGGGTACTCCTTTACCGCGCCGACCTTGGCGCCGCCGCAGCATACGGCATCCCGCACCCGGACTAGGCGTCGCTTTCCAGCAACCGCGCACCGGGACCCTCGTCGCCCAGTTCGTCCCAGGGATTGCGCAGCGGACAGGCTTTCAGCGACAGGCAGCCGCAGCCGATGCAGCCGTCGAGCTGGTCGCGCAGGCGGGTGAGGCTGGCGATGCGGGCCTCGAGCGCGGCGTGCCATCGTGCGGAGAGTTTCTTCCAGTCGGCGGCCGTGGGCGTGCGGTTCTCCGGCAGCGACGACAGCGCGGCCTGGATCTCCACCAGCGGAATGCCGGTGCGCTGCGCCACCTTGATCACCGCCACCCGGCGCAGCACTTCGCGCGGATAGCGGCGCTGGTTGCCCGCGTTGCGCCAGCTGTGGATCAGGCCCTTGGACTCGTAGAAGTGCAGCGTGGAGACGGCGACGCCCGCGCGCGCGGCCACCTGGCCCACGGTGAGCTCCGTTTCGATGGGAGGATGCTGTCGGGAATGCTGTTTTCCGGGCATGGCGCATTGACCTCAAGAATGGTTGAGGTTCTACCCTGCGCTTCCCCGTCCTGGCAAGCCGCTACCGATGTCCGATCCCCTCCACCTCGCCCTGCTGTACGGCAGTACGCGCGAAGGCCGCTTCTGCGACACCGTCGCGGACTGGCTGCGCGCGCAGCTGGCCCTGCGGCGCGACTACACCGTCGACGCCATCGATCCCGCCCTGCTCGACCTGCCGCACCGCCATGGCGGTGCGCCGAGTGCGGACCTGGTGAATCTGCAACAACGCGTCTGGCGCGCCGACGCCTTCGTGGTGGTGGTGCCGGAGTACAATCACGGCTATCCATCCGCGCTGAAATTCGTGATCGATTCGGTCCAGGCCCACTGGCAGGCCAAACCGGTCGCGTTCGTCGCCTATGGGGGCCACAGTGGCGGCGTCCGCGCGGCGGAACAGCTGCGGCAGGTGTTCTCCGGCCTGCATGCGGTGCCGGTCCGCGATGGCGTGTACTTCACCCAGGCATGGGACCGGTTCGATACCGGTGGCCGGCCGCGCGAAGGCGATGCCAGCGAACGCGCCGCACGCCGCATGCTGGACCAGCTGGCCTGGTACGGCCACGCGCTCCGCCAGGCGCGCGCGGCCTGGCCCTATCCCGCCGGCTGAGCCGGTACGTTTGCCCCGGCGCGCCGATGCGCGCCCACGATGGACCGACCCGATGTTCCGATTCTTCGAAACCCGCATCAACCCGTACCCGAAGGGCGAGCCCACCACGCCGCCCCGCACGCTGCTGCCGTTCCTGCTGCACTACTCGCGGCCGCTGCTGCCCTGGCTGCTGGCGATGTCGGTGCTGACCGGCGTGATCTCCGCGCTGGAGATCACCTTCTTCGACTACATGGGCCAGCTGGTCGACTGGATGGGCAGCACCGGCCGCGACAGCTTCCTGCAGGTGCATGGCGAGAGGCTGCTGTGGATGGGCGTGCTGGTGGTGGTGGCCTACCCGCTGCTGGTGCTGGTGCAGTCGCTGATCATCCACCAGACCATCTTCGGCAACTACCCGATGATCGCCCGCTGGCTGTCGCACCGGTACCTGCTGCGGCAGAGCGTGGGCTTCTTCCAGGACGAGTTCGCCGGCCGCATTTCGCAGAAGGTCATGCAGACCGCGCTGTCGATCCGCGAGACGGTGATGAAGCTGATGGACGTGTTCGTCTACGTCGTCGTCTACTTCGTCGGCACCGTGGTGCTGGTGGCGCAGGCCGACCTGTGGCTGGTGCTGCCGCTGGTGGTCTGGCTGGTCAGCTACCTGCTGCTGGTGTTCCACTTCGTGCCGCGCCTGCAGAAAGTGTCGATGGCGCAGTCGGATGCGCGCGCGCAGATGACCGGCCGCATCGTCGACAGCTACACCAACATCCAGACCATCAAGCTGTTCGCCCACACCATGCGCGAACAGGACTACGCCCGCGGCGCGATGGACGAGTTCATGGTCACCGTGCACGCGCAGATGCGGCTGGTCACCCAGCTGACCGTCAGCCTGCACACGCTCAACGCCTTCCTGCTGGCCAGCGTGGCCGGTGTGGCGATCTGGGCCTGGCTGCAGTCGTCGATCTCGATGGGCGCGATCGCCGTGGCCATCGCCCTGGTGATGCGCATCCGCTCGATGTCGGACTGGATCCTGTGGGAAGTGGCCGGCCTGTTCGAGAACATCGGCACCGTCGAGGACGGCATGGGCACGCTGGCCCAACCGCTGGCGATCGCCGATGCGAAGGAGGCGAAGGACCTGGACGTCGCCCAGGGCGAGATCCGCTTCGACCATGTGAAGTTCCACTACGGCCGCGAGGCCAAGGTGATCGACGACCTGTCGCTGGTCATCCGGCCGGGCGAGAAGGTCGGCATCGTCGGCCGCTCCGGCGCCGGCAAGTCGACGCTGGTGAACCTGCTGCTGCGCTTCTACGACGTGGAAGGCGGGCGCATCCTGATCGACGGCCAGGACGTGGCGCACGTCACCCAGGAGTCGCTGCGCCGGAACATCGGCATGGTCACCCAGGACACCTCGTTGCTGCACCGCTCGATCCGCGACAACATCCGCTACGGCCGCCCGGACGCGACCGAGGACGAGCTGTTGCAGGCGTCCGAACGCGCGCATGCCGACGAATTCATCCGCGGGCTGACCGATGCCAAGGGCCGCAGCGGCTACGACACGCAAGTGGGCGAACGCGGCGTGAAGCTCTCCGGCGGCCAGCGCCAGCGCGTGGCGATCGCCCGCGTGCTGCTGAAGGATGCGCCGATCCTGGTGCTGGACGAGGCGACCTCCGCGCTTGATTCGGAAGTCGAAGCCGCGATCCAGGAGCAGCTGTACGCGCTGATGGAAGGCAAGACCGTCATTGCCATCGCCCACCGCCTGTCCACCATCGCCGTGCTCGACCGCTTGATCGTGATGGACGGCGGCCGCGTGATCGAGAGCGGCAGCCACGAGGACCTGCTCCAGCAGGACGGCCTGTACGCCGCGCTGTGGCGCCGCCAGTCCGGCGGCTTCATCGGCGTCGATCTGGAGGATGTCGAGGCTTGATGTCCTTCTCCCCGCACGGGGAGAAGGTGGCCGGAGGCCGGATGAGGGGCGAGCGCGGCGACGCATCGCTTCGCGTCTTGAATCCGATCCTGGATACGATCCGTCGGCATCAAGAGAACGGGCTTCGTCGCCCCTCACCCGCCTTCGGCACCCTCTCCCCGCTGAGCAGGGAGAGGGGAAAACACGTCAGGACAGCCAGCCCCGCGCTTGCGCCTTGTTCGCATACCACAGCAGGAACAGCGCGATCAGCAACAGCACGACCGGCATCACCAGCCCGACCGGCCCGTAGGCGGCCCAGGCCGGCGTCACCACGTAAGCGCCGATCATCTGCACGAGCAGGGCGATCAGCGACAGCAGGAACATCGTGCCCGCCCAGCGCTTCTTCAACAGCAATCCCAGCGCGCCCAGCACGCCGGCGAACACCGCCACCGCGAAGGCGATGTTGAGCCAGCCGGGTGTGGCCTCGTAGACCTGGCGTTGGGCTTCGGTCATCGCCGCCAGTTGCTCGGCGGACATGTTGACCTGCAGGTACCACATGGCCGCGCCGATCAGGTTCCAGACCAGCGCGAACACGCCGATGAGCCAGAAGCCGAGCGCGCGCTTGGGTGCAACGGTGGTGGTCGTGTTCATCTCCCCTCCCCAGGGTTGGTTGTCGGACCGGGGCCGAGCATACGCCCGCCCGGGGCGATACGCGCGTTACGGCCCCGCGGCCGGGACCACGCGCCAGACCAGGTTGCCCACATCGTCGGCCATCAACACCCCCCCGCGCGCATCCACGGCCACGCCCACCGGGCGGCCGCGCGCGTTGCCGTCGGCATCGAGGAAGCCGGTCAGCACGTCCACCGGCGCCCCCTGCGGGCGGCCGTCGACGAAGCGCACGAACACCAGCTTGTAGCCGGCCGGCGCGCGCCGGTTCCACGAGCCGTGCTCGCCGATGAAGGCGCCGCCCTGCAGCGCCGCCGGCCAGCCCGTGCCGTCGTGGAAGGCCAGCCCCAGCGCGGCGACGTGCGCGCCCAGCGCGTAATCCGGCGCGATGGCCGACGCCACCAAGTCCGGACGCGGCGGTTCGACGCGCGTGTCCACGTGCTGGCCGTAGTAGCTGTACGGCCACCCGTAGAACGCGCCTTCGCGCACCGAGGTCAGGTAGTCCGGCACCAGCGCGTCGCCGAGTTCGTCGCGCTCGTTGACGACGGTCCACAGCGTGCCGCCTTGCGGTGCCCAGGCCAGCCCCACCGGATTGCGCAGGCCCGACGCGAACACGCGACGCGCGCCCGTCGCCACGTCCACCTGCAGGATCGCGGCGCGGTCGGTTTCCATCGCCATGCCGTTCTCGCCGACATTGCTGTTCGAGCCCACGCCGACGTACAGGTGCCGCCCGTCCGCGCTCGCCAGCAGGCTCTTGGTCCAGTGGTGGTTGAGCGGGCCACCGGGCAGGTCGACGAGCTTCACCGGCACGGCGTCGCTGGCGGTCTGGCCCGTCTGGTACGGCACGCTGACGATCGCATCGGCGTTGGCGATGTAGAGCCTGTCGCCGACCAGGGCCATGCCGAACGGCGACGCCAGATCGGTCAGGAAGGCCGTGCGCAATTCCGCCACGCCATCGCCGTCGGCATCGCGCAGCAGGCTGATGCGGTTGGCGCTGGGCGTGGCGGCGCCGGCCTTCTTCATCGTGCGCTTCATGAACCACGCGCGCAGGCCCTTCTTCTCCGCGGGCTTCGGCGGTGCGTTGGTCTCGGCGACCAGCACATCACCGTTCGGCAGCACGTACAGCCAGCGCGGATGATCCAGCCCGCGCGCGAACGCGGCGACAGTCAGCCCGGGCGCGGCGGTCGGCGCGGTGCCGTTCGGCCAGCCCACCGCCGGGGCCACGTTGACCGTGGGGATCCAGCGCTTCTGCGGTGCGGGCAGCGTGGGTTGCGGCCCGGTTTCGGTCGGCGACTGCGCATGCCCGGTGCAGGACAGGCAGCCGATCACCAGCAGCGGCAGCAGGCAGCGGATCGGCGACATGGCACGTGCTCCGGACGGGATGTCGCGAGCCTAGGCACGGCGCCGCGAACACCGTGTCAACGGCTCAGGCCTCATCCTGGCCCCAGGCGGCCACGTCGACGTGGCCGTCGTCGTCCACGCTCACGCGCACTTCGATGGGTTTGCAGCAGACGTGGCAGTCCTCGACGTACTGCTGGTCGCCGGCGGAATCGTCGACCACCAGGGTGATCGTTTCGCCGCAGTACGGGCACGCGATGTCGGCGGTGGGCAGGTGCGGCATCAGGCCGAGCCCAGCGCGGTCACCGAGGCGATCCTGTCCAGCCACAGGTAGTGGGTGACATCCGGCCGGCGCTGGTCGTCGATGCGCACGACCGCGTTGAACCCCTCCTGGCCGTCGCTGTCGCGGAACACCTGCACGCTGGGGCGCGTGGTGACGATGCCGGTGATCGAACCGCCATCGGTGAGGTGCAGTTCGACCCTCGCCTCGTCGGGCAGCTGAGTGACCAGCGCCTCCATGCGGGCGATGTCGTCCTGCCGGGTATACAGATGCTCGGGCGACGGGCTCATCGGCCACCTCCTTGCTGATGCCACGCTACGCGCGCGGCGGTAAGCGGTCGTGAATGCTTCAGCGCAACAGGCGCAGGACATCCTCGGCCGCGGCTTCGGACGACGCGGGGTTCTGGCCCGTGACCAGCGTCCCGTCGGTCACCACGTACGACTGCCACACCGGGCCGCGTTCGTACTGGGCGCCGTTCTTCTTCAGCGCGTCCTCCAGCGAGAACGGCACCACCCCGGCCAGCCCCACGGCGGCTTCCTCTTCGTTCGAGAACCCGGTGACGCGCTTGTCCTTCACCAGCGGCTCGCCGAGCGCGCCGCGCGTGTGCCGGAACACCGCCGGGCCGTGGCAGACCGCCGCGACCGGCTTGCCGGCCGAGAAGGTCTGTTCGATCAGGCGGATCGAATCCGCGTCCTCGGCCAGGTCCCACAGCGGGCCATGCCCGCCGGGATAGAAGACCGCATCGAAATGCTCCTCCAGCACATCCTTCAGCCGGTGCGTGGTGGCCAGCGCCGACAGCGCTTCGGCGTCCTCGTTGAAGCGCACCGTGGCCGCGGTCTGCGCGTCGGGCGCATCGCTCTTCGGGTCCAGCGGAGGCTGCCCGCCCTTGGGCGAGGCGAGCAGCAGTTGCGCGCCGGCGTCCTTGAACACGTAGTACGGCGCCGCGAACTCCTCCAGCCAGAACCCGGTCTTGTGGCCGGTGTCGCCGAGGCGGTCGTGCGAGGTCAGCACCATCAGGATCTTCATCGGTGTCCTCCAATCGAGGCCGCCAGCCTAGCGACGCGCGCGATAAGACCGGGTGAGCCGCGCTGCCGCAGCGTTAACCGGGCCTGACCCGCGTCTAGCCCTGCTTCACCGCATGCCCGCCGAATTCGTTGCGCATCGCCGCCAGCAACTTGTCGGCGTAGGAATCGCTTTCGCGCGAACGCAGCCGCTCCAGCAACGACATCGTGATCACCGGCGCGGACACGTCCAGATCGATCGCCTCGGCCACGGTCCAGCGGCCCTCGCCCGAATCGGAGACGTACGGCGCGATGCCGGTCATCTGCGGATTCTTCTTCAGCGCGTCGGCGGTGAGGTCCAGCAGCCACGAGCGCACCACGCTGCCATGGCGCCAGATCTCGGCCAGCGCGCCGAGGTCGAAGTCCATCGCGTCCTTCTTCTCCAGGATCGCGAAGCCTTCGGCGTAGGCCTGCATCATTCCGTACTCGATGCCGTTGTGGATCATCTTGGCGAAATGGCCCGCGCCGCCCGGGCCCACGCGGCCCCAGCCGGTCTCCGGCGTGGGCGCGAGCGTGGCGAACACCGGCTGCAGGCGCGCCACGGCGTCGGCATCGCCGCCGATCATCAGGCTGTAGCCTTCGGCCAGGCCCCAGACGCCACCGCTGGTGCCGCAATCGAGGTAGTGGATGCCGGCCTCGGCCAGCTGCGCGCCGCGTCGCTGGGTGTCCTTGTAATTGGAGTTGCCGCCGTCGATCACCGTATCGCCGGCCGCCAGCAGCGGACGCAGCTGCGCGAGCGTGTCGTCCACCACCTGCCCGGCCGGCACCATCAGCCAGACCACGCGCGGCGTGGGCAGCGCCGCGACCGCGTTCTGCAGGTTCGCGTGCGGGACGATCCCGCGCGCCTCGGCCTGCTGGCGCGCCGCGTCGCCCGGGTCGTAACCGCGCACCGTGTGGCCGCCGCGCACCAGCCGTTCGGCCATGTTGGCGCCCATGCGCCCGAGCCCGATCATCGCCAGTTCCATGTGTACTCCCGTGCGTTCAACGAAAAAGAAAGGATGCGCCATTGTCCGCGCTCTGCCGCGCGGTGGCGCGGATCCGTGTGCGGGTCGCGCGTCATGGCGCCTGCAGCCAGTCGCGCAGCACCGTCGCGGTCTCCTCCGGCACCTCCATCGGCGGCAGGTGGCCGCAGCGCGCGAACACGTGCAGGCGCGCGCCGGCGATGCCGTCGCGCAGCAAATGGGCTTCTTCCGGCAGGGTCATGCGGTCGTCCGCGCCCACGCCGATCAGGGTCGGCACGGCGATGGCGGGCAGCAGCGGCAGCGAATCGGGCCGGTCGATGATGGCGCGCTGCTGGCGCAGGAAAGCGTCGCGGCCCACGCGCTGCGCCATCGCCATCACCGCCTCGCCCACCTCGCTGTCGACCCGGCTCTCGTGCACCAGCTGCGGCAGCAGCTTGCGGGTGACGCCGGCGAAGCGACCCGCTTCGGCGAGCGCCAGGCCGGCCTTGCGCACGGCCAGCCGCTTGGGCGGATCGGTACGCGCGCTGGTGTCGAGCAGGGCCAGCCGCGCCACGCGCTGCGGTGCCTGGCGCAGGATCTCGAAAGCCACGTAGCCGCCCATCGACAGGCCGGCCAGCGCGAACACCGGCGGCGCCGTGGCCAGCACGCGCGCGGCCATGCCGGCGACGCTGTCGTCGAGGGTCAGGTCGGCGGGGTGGATCGGGGCCAGGTCGGCCAGCGCGGCGGCGGGATCGCGCCACAGGCGCGCGTCGCACAGCAGGCCGGGGAGCAGGACCAGGGGAAGGGAAGCCATCGGCATAGTGTAGGCGCGCCCCCGCCGGCCGACCGCCGATCGCCGCCCACGGACCGTTCCACATCCGCAACACGCGGCGGTGCGTAAGCTGCTCCGGTTCCCGGCGAGCGCCTGCATGCATGTCCTGATCACCGGCGGTACCGGCTTCATCGGCCAAGCGCTCTGCGCCTCGCTGCTGCAGGCCGGCCACACCCTCAGCGTGCTGACGCGCGATGCCGCGCGCGCGCGGACGCAGCTGCCCGCGGCCGTGCGCGTGCTGGCCGCACTGGACGAGGCGCGCGACGTGGAAGCCGTGGTCAACCTGGCCGGCGAGCCGTTGATGGCCGCGCGCTGGAACGCCACGCGCAAGGCCGCCTTCCGGGCGTCGCGGCTGGGCACCACGCAGGCGCTGATCGGCTGGATGGCCCGGCAGTCGGTGCGCCCGCGCGTGCTGGTCTCCGGATCGGCCATCGGCTACTACGGGCCCCGCGGCGACGAGGCGCTGGACGAATCGGCCGCCCCCGGCGACGACTTCGCCGCCCACCTGTGCCGCGACTGGGAAACCGAAGCGATGCAGGCCGAAGGCCTGGACGTGCGCACCTGCCGCGTGCGCACGGGCATCGTGCTCGGCGCCGATGGCGGCGCGCTGGCGAAGATGCTGCCGCCGTTCCGGCTGGGCGCGGGCGGCCCGATGGGCGACGGCCGGCAGTGGATGAGCTGGATCCACCGCGACGACCTGATCGGGATGATCCAGTGGCTGCTGGAACGCGACCAGGCCGGTGGCGCCTACAACGGCACCGCGCCCACGCCCGTCACCAACCGCGACTTCGCCCAGTCCCTGGGCCGCGCCCTGCACCGCCCTGCCGTGCTGCCCACCCCGGCCTTCGTCCTGAAGGCCGCCTTCGGCGACATGGCCCAGCTGCTGCTGACCGGCCAGCGCGTGTTGCCGGCGCACGCGCTGGCGGAAGGATTCACCTTCCGCTTCCCCACCCTGGACACGGCCCTGGACGACCTGCTGGGTGATCGCGCCAGGTGATCGCGGTACTACGTGAGGCTCTTGCCGCTCGCGCCAGGCTTAGTGAGAGAAGAGCGAGGCTTTTTGCCTTGCGCACCAGCCTTAGTGAGAGAAGAACGAGGCTTAGTGAGAGAAGAGCCAGGCTTTTTGCCTCGCGCGCCAGCCTTAGTGAGAGAAGAACGAGGCTTAGTGAGAGAAGAGCGAGGCTTAGTGAGAGAAGAGAGCGGTCCTTGCGTGGCGCGCGGCGGGGTGCGTGCGGGCCCCACGTCATCGCGACGTGAACGTCACTCCTGGCCGGCGACGCTGCGCACCGCGGCCTTCATCGGCTGGCGACGGGCGCGTAACGCCCGCCTGCCTACGGTCGGGGCCTGCCCTCCGGGAGTGCGTCATGGCCACGAAGAAGCGCGTCAACCGTCCCCAGACCCAACGCCGCCAGCCCGGCCGGCAACCGCGGATGCAGCCCGAGCCCGAAACCATCCGCGCCGGCTACCACGGCAGTGGCCGGCTCGCCGGCAAGGTCGCGCTGGTGACCGGCGGCGACAGCGGCATCGGGCGCGCGGTGGCGGTGCACTTCGCCCATGAGGGCGCCGACGTCGCCATCGCCTACCTCGAGGAGGACGGCGACGCCCGCGAAACGCAGCGGCTGGTGGAAGCGGCCGGCCAGCGCGCCCTGCTGCTGCGCGGCGACCTGACCACGCCGGCGCGTTGCCGGCGCGTGGTCGCGCGCACGGTGAAGCAGTTCGGCGGCCTGGACGTGCTGGTCAACAACCACGCCCAGCAGTACCCCGTCGACGCACCGGAGGCCCTCACCCCGGCGCGCCTGCGCCACACCTTCGAGACCAACCTGTTTTCGTTCTTCCACCTGGTGGACGCCGCGCTGGAGCACCTGCCCGACCACAGCGGCTGCATCGTCAACACCGGCTCGATCACCGGCGCGCGCGGCCATGCCACGTTGCTGGATTACGCCGCCACCAAGGGCGGTATCCATGCGATGACGTTCTCGCTCGCCCGGGCGCTGGCCGAGCGCGGCATCCGCGTCAACGCCGTCGCGCCCGGCCCGATCTGGACGCCGCTGATCCCGGCGTCGTTCACCCGCAAGCAGGTGGCCGAATTCGGTTCGGACACCCTGATGAAGCGCCCCGGGCAGCCGTCGGAGGTCGCGCCGGCGTACGTGTTCCTCGCCAGCGACGACGCCCGCTACATCACCGGCCAGCTGATCCACGTCAACGGCGGCGGCTACATGTCCGCGTGAGGGCGGGCGGTATGCTGCCGGCCTGTTCCGTGCCGTCCGGCCCCATGCCCACGCTCCGCCGCTACCGCCCCGCCGACGCCGCCGCGCTGGCCGATCTGTACGCCCGCTCCGTGCGGCACTACGGACCGCGCGCCTATACGCCCGCGCAGGTCGAGGTCTGGGCGGCGACCGCCGATATCGCACGTACCGCCGCCCGCTGCAGCGACGGGCGCTGGGTGGTGGTGGCGCAGGACGCCGCCGGCACCGTGCTCGGCTTCGCCGAACTGGAAGCCGACGGGCATCTGGACATGCTGTACGTCGCCCCCGACGCCGAAGGCCTGCACGTGGGCGCGCGCCTGTACGCCGCACTGGAGACGCACGCACGCAACCAGGGCATGCGCCGCCTGTTCGTCGAAGCCAGCGAACTCGCCCGCCCCTTGTTCGAACGTCGCGGCTTCACCCTGCTCGGCCGCAACGACCTGGTGCTGGACGGCGTCGGCATCCACAACTACCAGATGGAGAAGCGGCTCTGAGCGCGGGTGCCGTGCCGGCGGCATCTTCCGCTACGCGCGCTTGCCCTTCGCCTGCTGCGCGTCGCGTGCCTTGCGCGCCATCTCTTCGTAGTGCGCGCGCATGTCGTCGAGCTCCTTCTCTTCCAGTTCCTCCAGGTCCAGCAGCGCGTTGTTGGCGCTGCGCGAGACGCGGATCAGTTCGTCCAGCTTGATCTGCATCGCCTCGGTGTCGCGGTTCTGGGTGTTCTGGATCAGGAAGACCATCAGGAAGGTGATGATGGTCGTGCCGGTGTTGATCACCAGCTGCCAGGTATCGCTGAACTTGAACACCGGCCCGGTGACGGCCCAGACCACGACGGTACCGAGCGCCAACGCGAAGCAGGCCGGACGCCCGGTGAAGGTGGAGGCTTTCTTGGCGAGGCGGGTGAAGGCGGAGGGCGTGCTCATCGTAGGCTCCCGAATCGGGGTTGATCGTGCTGCGAGCACTGTAGCGGTGATGGATGAAGACAGCGCCAAGCCGGCGGTGTTCGGCTGAGGACAACCTCCGCCCTCGACCCGCCCCGCCTGCACGCCACGCGCGCCTTCGCGGCGCTAGCATCGTCTGCATGGACGTCGCCGCCCTCAAACGCCATTGCCGTGCCCTGCCGGGCAGCGTGGAAGCGCTGTACGGGGAGCCGTCGAACATCCTGGTGTACGAGGTGGGCGGCAAGCGGTTCGCCTACTTCAAGACCAGCGAACCGGAGCGGTGGCGCTTCAGTTTCAAAGTCGCGCCTGAGCGCTTCTTGGAGCTGACCGACCAGCCGGGCATCAAGCCGGCGCGCTGGTTGGGGAAGCACCGCTGGGTGACCGTGGTGGAGGTGTCCTCGGTACCCGGCGCCTACCTGAAGGACCTGGTGGCGTGGTCCTACCGCCACGCCTTGGCCAAGCTGACCCGGCGCCAGCGCGAGGCCATCGCCGCTGCCGCCGCCGATCCCGGCGACGCCGTCCGCTGACGGACGCGCGGGTCGAATGCATCTTCATCTCCGACGTTGTCGATTCCGGCCCTGCCGGTTCGTCGGAGAACACGAACAGGGCGTGCCGGCCCTGCACCCGACCACCCAAGGAGCCCACCATGAACGTCAATCCCTACCTGATCCTCAACGGCGACTGCGAAGCCGCCTTCACCTTCTATGCGCAAGCGACCGGCGGCGAACTGGGGCCGATGATGCGCTTCGACGGCACCGAGGGCTGCGAGGATTTCCCGGCCGAGCACAAGCAGAAGATCATGCACACGCACGTGATCTTCGGGCAGACCGTGCTGATGGGGTCGGACAACCATCCGGCGCATCCGTACGAGGGCGTGAAGGGCTGCTCGGTCTCGCTGTCGGTGGACAGCATCAAGGACGCCGAACGCATCTTCGGCGCGCTGTCCGACGGCGGCCAGGTGACCATGCCGCTGACGCAGACGTTCTGGGCGGTGCGCTTCGGCATGCTGGTCGACAAGTTCGGCGTGCCGTGGATGATCAACTGCGAAAAGGATGCGTGATGGCGGCGGGGGCGCGTGATGGACACGCTGACGCCCCCGTTCGCTGCGCTGCGGCTTTCACCGGCCGCGGCGCCGTGGTCTGATGCGCGCCATGTCGACCTCCCCCACCCATCGCGCGATCGATGCCGTCTGGCGCATCGAATCCGCGCGCGTGATCGGCGGCCTCGCCCGCATGGTGCGCGACCTGGACCTGGCCGAAGAACTGGCGCAGGACGCGCTGGTCGCCGCACTGGAGACCTGGCCCCGTGACGGCGTGCCGGACAACCCGGGGGCGTGGCTGATGACCACCGCCAAGCGCCGCGCGATCGACCGCCTGCGACGCCTGCAGCTGCTGGACCGCAAGCACGAGGAACTCGCGCGCGAACTGGAAGAGATCCAGGACGAACGCCGCGAGCGCGACGAGGACGCGCTGGACCACGACATCGACGACGACCTGCTAAGGCTGGTCTTCGTCGCCTGCCATCCGGTGCTGTCGATGGAAGCGCGCGTGGCGCTCACGCTGCGCCTGTTGTGCGGCCTGACCACGGACGAGATCGCACGGGCGTTCCTCGCCGCGGAACCGACCGTGGCGCAGCGCATCGTGCGCGCCAAGCGCACCCTGGCCGAGACGGAGGTGGCCTTCGAGGTGCCGCGCGGCGAGGCGTTGCAGGAACGCCTGGCGAGTGTGCTGGGCGTGGTCTACCTGGTTTTCAACGAAGGCTATTCGGCCACCAGCGGCGACGACTGGGCGCGCCCGGCGCTGTGCGAGGAAGCGCTGCGGCTGGGCCGCATGCTGGCGGCGCTGACGCCGGCCGAGCCGGAGGTGCACGGCCTGGTGGCGCTGATGGAGATCCAGGCCTCGCGCCTGCATGCCCGCGTGGGCAAGGACGGCGAAGCCGTGCTGCTGCTGGACCAGGACCGCAGCCGCTGGGATCAGCTATTGATCCGCCGCGGCCTGGACGCCCTGGCGCGGGCGGAACAGTTGGGCGGCGCGTTCGGGCCGT contains the following coding sequences:
- a CDS encoding DUF3247 family protein, with the translated sequence MSPSPEHLYTRQDDIARMEALVTQLPDEARVELHLTDGGSITGIVTTRPSVQVFRDSDGQEGFNAVVRIDDQRRPDVTHYLWLDRIASVTALGSA
- a CDS encoding sorbosone dehydrogenase family protein is translated as MSPIRCLLPLLVIGCLSCTGHAQSPTETGPQPTLPAPQKRWIPTVNVAPAVGWPNGTAPTAAPGLTVAAFARGLDHPRWLYVLPNGDVLVAETNAPPKPAEKKGLRAWFMKRTMKKAGAATPSANRISLLRDADGDGVAELRTAFLTDLASPFGMALVGDRLYIANADAIVSVPYQTGQTASDAVPVKLVDLPGGPLNHHWTKSLLASADGRHLYVGVGSNSNVGENGMAMETDRAAILQVDVATGARRVFASGLRNPVGLAWAPQGGTLWTVVNERDELGDALVPDYLTSVREGAFYGWPYSYYGQHVDTRVEPPRPDLVASAIAPDYALGAHVAALGLAFHDGTGWPAALQGGAFIGEHGSWNRRAPAGYKLVFVRFVDGRPQGAPVDVLTGFLDADGNARGRPVGVAVDARGGVLMADDVGNLVWRVVPAAGP
- the soxR gene encoding redox-sensitive transcriptional activator SoxR, which translates into the protein METELTVGQVAARAGVAVSTLHFYESKGLIHSWRNAGNQRRYPREVLRRVAVIKVAQRTGIPLVEIQAALSSLPENRTPTAADWKKLSARWHAALEARIASLTRLRDQLDGCIGCGCLSLKACPLRNPWDELGDEGPGARLLESDA
- a CDS encoding ABC transporter ATP-binding protein, whose protein sequence is MFRFFETRINPYPKGEPTTPPRTLLPFLLHYSRPLLPWLLAMSVLTGVISALEITFFDYMGQLVDWMGSTGRDSFLQVHGERLLWMGVLVVVAYPLLVLVQSLIIHQTIFGNYPMIARWLSHRYLLRQSVGFFQDEFAGRISQKVMQTALSIRETVMKLMDVFVYVVVYFVGTVVLVAQADLWLVLPLVVWLVSYLLLVFHFVPRLQKVSMAQSDARAQMTGRIVDSYTNIQTIKLFAHTMREQDYARGAMDEFMVTVHAQMRLVTQLTVSLHTLNAFLLASVAGVAIWAWLQSSISMGAIAVAIALVMRIRSMSDWILWEVAGLFENIGTVEDGMGTLAQPLAIADAKEAKDLDVAQGEIRFDHVKFHYGREAKVIDDLSLVIRPGEKVGIVGRSGAGKSTLVNLLLRFYDVEGGRILIDGQDVAHVTQESLRRNIGMVTQDTSLLHRSIRDNIRYGRPDATEDELLQASERAHADEFIRGLTDAKGRSGYDTQVGERGVKLSGGQRQRVAIARVLLKDAPILVLDEATSALDSEVEAAIQEQLYALMEGKTVIAIAHRLSTIAVLDRLIVMDGGRVIESGSHEDLLQQDGLYAALWRRQSGGFIGVDLEDVEA
- a CDS encoding NAD(P)H-dependent oxidoreductase; its protein translation is MSDPLHLALLYGSTREGRFCDTVADWLRAQLALRRDYTVDAIDPALLDLPHRHGGAPSADLVNLQQRVWRADAFVVVVPEYNHGYPSALKFVIDSVQAHWQAKPVAFVAYGGHSGGVRAAEQLRQVFSGLHAVPVRDGVYFTQAWDRFDTGGRPREGDASERAARRMLDQLAWYGHALRQARAAWPYPAG
- a CDS encoding DUF2059 domain-containing protein, whose protein sequence is MKKWMLCLMFVVASPVFGATAAPASEASVRELLEVTKTRQMLDQVYGQVDTMYANSMRQAFGGTLTADQQARVDRLSTRMMALMKKELSWEVLAPMYMDIYQKSFTEEELQDMLAFYRTPGGQAVVDKMPVVMQHTMQAMQTRMGALMPAMQQLLADELKDANVQPEAPAPHGGH
- a CDS encoding CPXCG motif-containing cysteine-rich protein, with protein sequence MPHLPTADIACPYCGETITLVVDDSAGDQQYVEDCHVCCKPIEVRVSVDDDGHVDVAAWGQDEA